Proteins from a single region of Pseudomonadota bacterium:
- the rpmC gene encoding 50S ribosomal protein L29, translating into MKTKEVKDLSTDELKQKDRDLAEELFRLRIRHASGQLESPAMMKNLRKDIARLKTVLRQREGQ; encoded by the coding sequence CTAAAGAGGTTAAAGATCTTAGTACGGACGAATTGAAGCAGAAGGATAGAGATCTTGCCGAAGAACTTTTCAGGCTTCGGATACGTCACGCTTCGGGACAGTTGGAATCTCCTGCCATGATGAAGAATCTCAGAAAGGATATCGCTCGTCTCAAAACGGTATTGAGGCAGAGGGAGGGACAATAG
- the rpsQ gene encoding 30S ribosomal protein S17 — MDQRGNKRTIKGVVVSNKMDKTVVVRAERLVKHPAFHKYLRRYVRYKAHDETNICNIGDKVLIVESRPLSKEKRWRMRAILEKAK, encoded by the coding sequence ATGGATCAACGTGGCAATAAAAGAACCATCAAGGGTGTCGTGGTTAGCAATAAAATGGACAAGACCGTCGTTGTTCGCGCAGAGAGGCTGGTCAAGCACCCCGCATTTCATAAGTACTTGAGGAGATATGTGAGGTATAAGGCCCACGATGAGACCAACATCTGTAATATAGGGGATAAGGTCCTAATTGTCGAATCGCGGCCACTGAGCAAAGAGAAGCGCTGGCGGATGCGGGCGATCCTTGAGAAGGCAAAATAG